Proteins co-encoded in one Nicotiana sylvestris chromosome 7, ASM39365v2, whole genome shotgun sequence genomic window:
- the LOC138874115 gene encoding uncharacterized protein, giving the protein MGFLQPVPQTRHNPASPANKAGVRCAYHSGAEGHDTNDCWTLRRVVENLIEQRKVVLRDEEVPNVTNNPLPAHNNGSLIGIICEDKEFDPAFKAIIAIVDAEKKPKAARS; this is encoded by the coding sequence atgggtttcctgcaaccagtcccccagacaaggcacaatccggcatcacctgctaacaaagccggtgttaggtgtgcttatcattcaggagcagaagggcatgatacaaatgattgttggactttgagaagGGTGGTTGAGAACTTAATAGAGCAGAGAAAGGTAGTActgagggacgaggaggtcccaaatgtaaccaacaatccgttgcccgctcacaataacgggTCGTTGATTGGAATAATTTGTGAGGACAAGGAGTTTGATCCCGCCTtcaaagctataatcgccatcgtcgatgcaGAGAAAAAGCCTAAAGCCGcccgaagctag